Proteins from a single region of Psychrobacter cryohalolentis K5:
- a CDS encoding DUF934 domain-containing protein: MGNHHVLNSKGIDIGQSDTWLALNTDELPDGIALSHISLLELLHKQEKFDIVLPLTDLLNAEGKLAGGLLQQLNELLTEHASRVGVWVTSDNDTDILVGLSDFLLQQDLIVIHVPAFTDGRGFSYAQTLRQIGYQGEIRMAGKFGRDQIAYLLRAGADSFVLSEHDMKSISDISQAFNALASSYDGRDASALPMFAGT; this comes from the coding sequence ATGGGTAATCATCATGTGTTAAACAGCAAAGGTATTGATATCGGTCAAAGTGATACGTGGTTGGCGCTTAATACCGATGAGCTACCAGATGGCATTGCTCTTAGCCATATATCGCTGCTTGAGCTATTACATAAACAAGAAAAATTCGATATCGTATTGCCGCTCACGGATTTATTGAATGCTGAAGGCAAGCTTGCTGGCGGGCTATTACAGCAGCTGAACGAGCTATTGACTGAACATGCCAGCCGTGTTGGCGTTTGGGTTACGTCAGATAATGACACCGATATATTGGTTGGTTTGTCAGATTTTTTATTACAACAAGATTTGATTGTTATTCATGTACCGGCCTTTACCGACGGACGCGGTTTTAGTTATGCGCAAACCCTGCGTCAAATAGGCTATCAGGGCGAGATTCGTATGGCTGGCAAGTTTGGCCGTGACCAAATTGCTTACCTTTTACGCGCGGGCGCAGATAGCTTTGTGCTCAGTGAGCATGATATGAAATCTATCTCTGATATCAGTCAAGCATTTAATGCGCTTGCCAGCAGCTACGATGGACGCGATGCTAGCGCATTACCGATGTTTGCAGGCACTTAG
- a CDS encoding nitrite/sulfite reductase codes for MYQYNYADQTLVEERVAQFRDQTERFLAGELPEEQFLPLRLQNGLYIQRYAPMLRIAIPYGLLASYQLRKLAEITRKYDKGYGHFTTRTNIQLNWPKLEEVPDILAELASVQMHAIQTSGNCIRNTTTDPYAGIHQEEIADPRPYCEIIRQWSTFHPEFAFLPRKFKIAVVGTANDRAATQVHDVGLHVKTNDTGEIGFEVLVGGGLGRTPVIGKVINEFLPRQHLLSYLDAILRVYNLHGRRDNKYKARIKILVESMGGPAFAKLVDAEWEAHTKDGPLTLTDANFDTAIGFFSEPDYVGFDALQVQSDLQQQLNANKDFADWYNQNTVAHKIAGYRAVVISLKAGLVDGTYVPSGDVSESQMDALADLSDKYSFGELRGTYQQNLVFSDVQTNQLYELWQQLSELHLARANINTLTDMIVCPGWDYCSLANATTHNIAEQIEKQFDDLDYLYDLGEIRLNMSGCMNACAHHHTGDIGILGVDKKGEHWYQISLGGNSSNDAKVGKILGKAVPAEDVAITLQKILDVYLEQRVSNENDVEAFSDLVNRVGVAPFKEKVYG; via the coding sequence GATGTTACGTATTGCTATTCCTTACGGCCTACTAGCCAGCTATCAACTGCGTAAACTGGCGGAGATTACCCGTAAGTACGATAAAGGTTACGGACACTTCACGACCCGTACCAATATCCAGCTAAACTGGCCAAAGCTAGAAGAAGTGCCAGATATTTTGGCGGAGCTAGCATCGGTACAGATGCATGCCATTCAAACCTCAGGCAACTGTATTCGTAACACGACTACCGATCCTTATGCCGGTATTCATCAAGAAGAGATTGCGGATCCACGCCCTTATTGCGAAATTATCCGTCAGTGGTCTACCTTTCATCCTGAATTTGCTTTTTTACCGCGTAAATTTAAGATTGCTGTCGTTGGTACTGCCAATGATCGCGCGGCGACGCAAGTACATGATGTTGGATTACATGTAAAAACCAATGACACAGGCGAGATTGGTTTTGAAGTATTGGTAGGTGGCGGTCTTGGCCGTACACCAGTGATTGGTAAAGTAATTAACGAATTCTTGCCACGTCAGCATCTGCTTAGCTATCTAGACGCTATTTTGCGCGTTTATAACCTGCATGGTCGCCGCGATAATAAATACAAAGCGCGTATCAAAATATTGGTCGAGAGCATGGGCGGTCCTGCCTTTGCGAAATTGGTCGATGCTGAGTGGGAAGCCCATACCAAAGACGGTCCACTGACTTTGACCGATGCCAATTTTGACACTGCTATTGGCTTCTTTAGTGAGCCTGATTATGTTGGCTTTGATGCCTTACAAGTACAGTCTGACTTGCAACAGCAACTCAATGCGAATAAAGATTTTGCCGATTGGTATAACCAAAATACAGTCGCGCATAAAATAGCAGGCTATCGCGCCGTCGTAATTTCTCTAAAAGCAGGCTTGGTCGATGGAACCTACGTACCATCTGGTGATGTCAGCGAATCACAAATGGATGCTCTCGCGGATCTGTCAGACAAATATAGCTTTGGTGAATTGCGCGGTACTTATCAGCAAAATCTCGTATTCTCTGATGTGCAAACCAATCAGCTATATGAGCTATGGCAACAGCTGTCTGAACTGCATTTAGCGCGTGCCAACATAAACACACTAACCGATATGATTGTTTGCCCAGGTTGGGACTATTGCTCACTCGCCAATGCTACGACTCACAACATCGCTGAGCAAATCGAGAAGCAATTTGATGATCTCGATTACCTTTATGACTTGGGTGAAATTCGCCTAAATATGTCTGGCTGCATGAATGCCTGTGCGCATCACCATACAGGTGATATCGGTATATTGGGTGTTGATAAAAAGGGTGAGCATTGGTATCAAATCAGCCTTGGCGGCAACTCTAGCAACGATGCCAAGGTCGGTAAAATATTGGGTAAAGCAGTACCAGCCGAAGATGTGGCGATTACCCTACAAAAAATACTGGACGTCTATTTAGAGCAGCGCGTGAGCAATGAGAACGACGTAGAAGCTTTTAGTGACTTGGTCAATCGCGTTGGCGTGGCACCTTTTAAGGAGAAGGTCTATGGGTAA